A single window of Streptomyces aquilus DNA harbors:
- a CDS encoding L,D-transpeptidase family protein: MGTSRPLRTATSAPLAGLLLALALAAPATAAPVPCTTGTGPYQRELERHLRLGVDGRQSAADCEAIRAFQSRNGVRPADGYAGLATYRTMLVVEARANPNAAGRCPVRAYRVACVDLDRQLMWVQKGSRVVFAPVPIRSGRDGYETRTGWHTVYWREIDHYSDLYEAPMPYAQFFDEGQAFHGSNGDLYSGGSHGCVNLRLDDARRLWNTLAENDSVFVWGVKPGTERTLRPTAPSPAAHTPPPTPGAR, encoded by the coding sequence ATGGGCACGTCCAGGCCGCTCCGCACCGCCACCTCCGCACCGCTCGCCGGCCTCCTACTCGCCCTCGCCCTGGCCGCCCCCGCCACCGCCGCCCCCGTGCCCTGCACCACCGGCACCGGCCCCTACCAGCGGGAGCTGGAGCGGCATCTGCGGCTCGGGGTGGACGGGCGGCAGTCGGCGGCGGACTGCGAGGCGATCCGTGCCTTCCAGTCCCGCAACGGCGTCCGGCCCGCCGACGGGTACGCGGGCCTCGCGACGTACCGGACCATGCTGGTGGTGGAGGCCCGCGCGAACCCGAACGCGGCCGGCCGCTGCCCGGTGCGCGCGTACCGGGTCGCCTGTGTGGACCTGGACCGGCAGCTGATGTGGGTGCAGAAGGGGAGCCGGGTGGTGTTCGCGCCGGTGCCGATCCGCTCCGGCCGCGACGGCTACGAGACCCGCACCGGATGGCACACCGTCTACTGGCGGGAGATCGACCACTACTCCGACCTGTACGAGGCGCCGATGCCGTACGCCCAGTTCTTCGACGAGGGCCAGGCCTTCCACGGCAGCAACGGCGACCTGTACAGCGGCGGCTCGCACGGCTGCGTCAATCTGCGGCTCGACGACGCGCGGCGACTGTGGAACACCCTCGCCGAGAACGACTCGGTCTTCGTGTGGGGCGTCAAACCGGGCACGGAACGCACTCTCAGGCCCACAGCTCCTTCGCCGGCGGCACATACGCCACCGCCGACCCCTGGTGCTCGCTGA
- a CDS encoding SpoIIE family protein phosphatase: protein MGAIPTQRENGARASDAPVPDRVPPCARAHAVLPGSSQAPGAARALLRAALTEWTELALPGAELLTERVTGDLTIVTSELVTNAVVHAGTDVELDCRMEDTGAVVVEVTDHHPSRAPRAGAPEAPYPTPEYAPEAPELGGGTPEYGRGLRLVATLAESWGITYRTGSKTVWARLTDEDDATAGDLDTYPGEHGLRVAEILAPEPARAERDREWLNRGALSFLAEASDLLAGQLDEDLVAALAGQLIVPRLADWCAVWLEDELMGRWGSPRASEAEGGGGIGGWGADGIAGPGPRLARVWHGSENLIEDLRRALEKEVPRLPDPPRSGPVPFPWPGEALGPHGLHGTALAYRLVAGGRPLGTLVIGRAGLLRFPDEVTGLVEDLGRRVALAISAARQYARQATISAVLQRGLLPGAVAEIPGVSSALVHEPCDKAGPSGDFYDLFPCGDGRWCFAIGDVQGKGPEAAVVIGLARPWLRLLAREGYAVAEVLDRLNQLLLDDATEAADAAARAFVGPVGPAGPADGPQTRFLSLLFGQLRPFDGGVQCTLASAGHPLPLLLGPDGGVRTVAQPQTLLGVVEDAVYTSEIIELRQGDTLLCVTDGVTERRSGSRQFDDGDGLAAALAGCAGLTAPLIAERIKRLVHEFGVRPPDDDLALLVLQAE, encoded by the coding sequence ATGGGGGCCATTCCGACGCAACGGGAGAACGGTGCCCGTGCTTCTGATGCGCCCGTGCCCGACCGCGTGCCCCCGTGCGCCCGGGCGCACGCCGTCCTTCCCGGCAGCTCCCAGGCGCCGGGCGCCGCCCGCGCCCTGCTGCGCGCCGCGCTCACGGAATGGACCGAACTCGCCCTGCCCGGCGCGGAACTGCTCACCGAACGCGTCACCGGCGACCTCACCATCGTCACCAGCGAACTCGTCACCAACGCGGTCGTCCACGCGGGCACCGACGTCGAGCTGGACTGCCGAATGGAGGACACGGGCGCGGTGGTCGTGGAGGTCACCGACCACCACCCCTCGCGCGCCCCGCGCGCCGGGGCGCCCGAAGCGCCGTACCCGACACCGGAGTACGCCCCCGAGGCACCCGAACTCGGCGGGGGCACACCGGAGTACGGGCGCGGTCTGCGTCTCGTCGCCACCCTCGCCGAGTCCTGGGGCATCACCTACCGCACCGGCTCCAAGACGGTGTGGGCCCGGCTCACCGACGAGGACGACGCGACCGCCGGCGACCTGGACACGTACCCGGGGGAGCACGGTCTGCGGGTCGCCGAGATCCTCGCCCCCGAACCCGCGCGCGCCGAGCGGGACCGGGAGTGGCTCAACCGCGGCGCCCTGTCCTTCCTCGCCGAGGCCTCCGACCTGCTCGCCGGGCAGCTCGACGAGGACCTGGTGGCCGCGCTGGCCGGGCAGCTGATCGTGCCGCGGCTCGCCGACTGGTGCGCGGTGTGGCTGGAGGACGAGCTCATGGGCCGCTGGGGCTCCCCGCGCGCGAGCGAGGCCGAGGGCGGGGGCGGCATCGGAGGCTGGGGCGCCGACGGGATCGCCGGACCGGGACCGCGGCTGGCCCGCGTCTGGCACGGCAGCGAGAACCTCATCGAGGACCTGCGCCGGGCCCTGGAGAAGGAGGTGCCGCGGCTGCCGGACCCGCCCCGCTCGGGCCCCGTCCCCTTCCCCTGGCCCGGTGAGGCCCTCGGCCCGCACGGCCTGCACGGCACGGCCCTCGCGTACCGCCTCGTCGCCGGCGGCCGTCCGCTCGGCACGCTGGTCATCGGGCGGGCGGGCCTGCTGCGCTTCCCCGACGAGGTCACCGGGCTCGTCGAGGACCTCGGCCGCCGGGTCGCCCTCGCCATCAGCGCCGCCCGCCAGTACGCCCGCCAGGCCACCATCAGCGCCGTCCTCCAGCGCGGACTGCTGCCCGGCGCGGTCGCCGAGATCCCCGGCGTGAGCAGTGCCCTCGTCCACGAACCCTGCGACAAGGCGGGCCCCAGCGGCGACTTCTACGACCTGTTCCCGTGCGGCGACGGCCGCTGGTGCTTCGCCATCGGCGACGTCCAGGGCAAGGGGCCCGAGGCCGCCGTGGTGATCGGCCTGGCCCGGCCCTGGCTGCGGCTGCTGGCCCGCGAGGGGTACGCCGTCGCCGAGGTCCTCGACCGCCTCAACCAGCTCCTCCTCGACGACGCCACCGAGGCCGCGGACGCCGCCGCCCGTGCCTTCGTCGGACCGGTGGGCCCCGCCGGTCCCGCCGACGGCCCGCAGACCCGCTTCCTGTCCCTCCTCTTCGGCCAGCTCCGCCCCTTCGACGGCGGCGTCCAGTGCACCCTCGCCTCCGCCGGCCACCCGCTGCCGCTGCTCCTCGGACCGGACGGCGGGGTCCGTACGGTCGCGCAGCCGCAGACGCTCCTCGGGGTGGTCGAGGACGCCGTCTACACCAGCGAGATCATCGAGCTGCGCCAGGGCGACACCCTGCTGTGCGTCACCGACGGGGTCACCGAGCGGCGCAGCGGCTCCCGCCAGTTCGACGACGGCGACGGCCTCGCGGCGGCCCTCGCCGGCTGCGCGGGCCTGACCGCCCCGCTCATCGCCGAGCGCATCAAACGCCTGGTCCACGAGTTCGGCGTACGACCGCCCGACGACGATCTGGCGCTGCTGGTGCTGCAAGCGGAGTAG
- the hemW gene encoding radical SAM family heme chaperone HemW: protein MPSALPDGEPVPDDGALPAHALSGAAERPLGFYLHVPYCATRCGYCDFNTYTATELRGTGGVLASRDNYADTLIDEIRLARKVLGDDPREVRTVFVGGGTPTLLAADDLVRMLAAIRDEFGLAADAEVTTEANPESVDPAYLATLRAGGFNRISFGMQSAKQHVLRVLDRTHTPGRPEACVAEARAAGFEHVNLDLIYGTPGESDDDWRASLDAAIGAGPDHVSAYALIVEEGTQLARRIRRGEVPMTDDDVHADRYLIAEDAFAAAGFDWYEVSNWATSEAGRCLHNELYWRGADWWGAGPGAHSHVGGVRWWNVKHPGAYAAALAAGRSPGAGREVLSEEDRRVERILLELRLREGVPLDLLREEGLRAARRALSDGLLRQEPYDEGRAVLTLRGRLLADAVVRDLVD, encoded by the coding sequence ATGCCTTCCGCACTCCCCGACGGCGAGCCCGTCCCCGACGACGGCGCACTCCCCGCGCACGCGCTCTCCGGAGCCGCCGAGCGCCCCCTCGGGTTCTATCTGCACGTCCCCTACTGCGCGACCCGCTGCGGGTACTGCGACTTCAACACCTACACCGCGACCGAGCTGCGCGGCACCGGCGGCGTCCTCGCCTCCCGCGACAACTACGCCGACACCCTGATCGACGAGATCAGGCTGGCCCGGAAGGTGCTGGGGGACGACCCGCGCGAGGTCCGCACGGTGTTCGTGGGCGGCGGTACGCCGACCCTGCTGGCCGCGGATGATCTCGTCCGGATGCTGGCCGCGATCCGCGACGAGTTCGGCCTCGCGGCGGACGCCGAGGTCACCACGGAGGCGAACCCGGAGTCGGTGGACCCGGCCTATCTGGCCACCCTGCGCGCGGGCGGCTTCAACAGGATCTCCTTCGGCATGCAGAGCGCGAAGCAGCATGTGCTGCGCGTGCTGGACCGGACCCACACGCCGGGGCGCCCCGAGGCGTGCGTGGCGGAGGCGCGGGCGGCGGGCTTCGAGCACGTCAACCTGGACCTGATCTACGGCACCCCGGGCGAGTCGGACGACGACTGGCGGGCCTCCCTGGACGCGGCGATCGGCGCCGGCCCCGACCACGTCTCGGCGTACGCGCTGATCGTCGAGGAGGGCACCCAGCTGGCCCGGCGCATCCGCCGCGGCGAGGTCCCCATGACCGACGACGACGTCCACGCGGACCGGTACCTGATCGCGGAGGACGCGTTCGCGGCCGCCGGCTTCGACTGGTACGAGGTCTCGAACTGGGCGACCTCCGAGGCCGGGCGGTGCCTCCACAACGAGCTGTACTGGCGCGGCGCGGACTGGTGGGGCGCGGGGCCGGGAGCGCACTCGCACGTCGGCGGGGTGCGCTGGTGGAACGTGAAGCACCCCGGCGCGTACGCGGCGGCGCTGGCGGCGGGACGCTCGCCGGGGGCGGGGCGTGAGGTGCTGTCGGAGGAGGACCGGAGGGTCGAGCGGATTCTGCTGGAGCTGCGGTTGAGGGAGGGTGTGCCGCTTGACCTGCTCCGGGAGGAGGGTCTGCGGGCCGCTCGCCGGGCGCTGTCGGACGGGCTTCTGCGACAGGAGCCGTACGACGAGGGACGTGCGGTGCTGACGCTTCGGGGGCGGCTGCTGGCGGATGCGGTGGTGCGGGACCTGGTGGATTAG
- a CDS encoding right-handed parallel beta-helix repeat-containing protein — MRSIRFPRPVLWAAALLVLLVSCAPGGGSPGSSGGTAGPAVVRVPRDVGSLQRAVDRVRPGGLVLVSPGVYRESVVVAKPRVVLRGTERSKVVVDGEFERSNGITVTGAGSVVENLTVRDHLANGVLFTGVTDERLQTGGAGGAGYDPLDTVAFPPLRGFRASYVTAYNNALYGIYAFDARSGVIEHSYASGQADSGIYVGQCRPCDTVVRHNTVEHNAVGLEVTNASEGLYLLGNRASRNRVGLTLNSNDLEALGPQHDAVIAGNAITDNNDDRSPEQADGGFGIGVGAGGGRGNVIERNLISGNRAAGVLLSDVQGYPARDNTVRGNRVTGNGTDVVLATGAPAGNCFADNGEPVTSPANLSTLTPCGRATRTETPLPAEPGTGRRPLGRAHPLKAPPGISFQDAPAPPAQPNQPGPRTAPPRPAVGLPGRVNAGDYPLPRSAKAVPAGR; from the coding sequence GTGCGATCGATCCGTTTCCCGCGCCCCGTCTTGTGGGCGGCCGCGCTTCTCGTCCTCCTCGTCTCCTGCGCGCCCGGCGGCGGCTCACCGGGCAGCTCGGGCGGCACGGCCGGCCCCGCCGTCGTCCGGGTCCCGCGGGATGTCGGCTCCCTCCAGCGGGCGGTGGACCGGGTGCGCCCCGGCGGGCTGGTGCTGGTCTCGCCCGGGGTCTACCGGGAGAGCGTCGTCGTGGCCAAGCCGCGCGTGGTGCTGCGCGGGACGGAGCGCTCGAAGGTGGTGGTGGACGGGGAGTTCGAGCGGTCCAACGGCATCACGGTGACCGGGGCGGGCTCGGTCGTGGAGAACCTGACGGTCCGCGACCATCTCGCCAACGGGGTCCTGTTCACCGGCGTGACCGACGAGCGCCTCCAGACGGGCGGGGCGGGCGGCGCGGGCTACGACCCGCTGGACACGGTCGCGTTCCCGCCGCTGAGGGGCTTCCGGGCCTCCTACGTGACCGCCTACAACAACGCCCTGTACGGCATCTACGCCTTCGACGCCCGCTCCGGCGTCATCGAGCACTCCTACGCCTCCGGGCAGGCCGACTCCGGGATCTACGTCGGCCAGTGCCGCCCCTGCGACACGGTGGTCCGGCACAACACCGTGGAGCACAACGCGGTGGGCCTGGAGGTGACGAACGCGTCCGAGGGGCTGTATCTGCTGGGCAACCGGGCCTCCCGCAACCGGGTGGGCCTGACCCTCAACTCCAACGACCTGGAGGCCCTCGGCCCGCAGCACGACGCGGTGATCGCCGGCAACGCGATCACCGACAACAACGACGACCGCAGCCCCGAACAGGCCGACGGGGGCTTCGGGATCGGCGTCGGGGCGGGAGGCGGCCGGGGCAACGTCATCGAGCGCAACCTGATCTCCGGCAACCGCGCGGCCGGTGTCCTGCTGAGCGACGTCCAGGGCTACCCGGCGCGGGACAACACCGTCCGCGGCAACCGGGTCACCGGCAACGGCACGGACGTGGTGCTGGCCACCGGCGCCCCGGCCGGCAACTGCTTCGCGGACAACGGGGAGCCGGTCACCAGCCCGGCGAACCTGAGCACGCTGACCCCCTGCGGCCGCGCCACCCGCACGGAGACGCCGCTCCCCGCCGAACCCGGCACCGGCCGCCGTCCCCTGGGCCGCGCCCACCCCCTCAAGGCCCCGCCCGGCATCTCCTTCCAGGACGCCCCGGCACCCCCCGCCCAGCCGAACCAGCCGGGCCCGCGCACAGCACCCCCACGCCCGGCCGTGGGCCTGCCGGGCCGGGTGAACGCCGGGGACTATCCCCTGCCGAGGTCGGCGAAGGCGGTGCCGGCGGGGCGGTAG
- a CDS encoding DUF3097 domain-containing protein gives MRQYSADLTPPWKKPKPVPEVPAEPGLVVEEPGTGFCGAVIRCEAGTVTLEDRFGKLRVFPLEPRGFLLEGRVVTLVRPTSSAPVRPTRTASGSVAVPGAWARVARAGRIYVEGRHDAELVEKVWGDDLRIEGVVVEYLEGVDDLPSIVAEFAPGPDARLGVLVDHLVPGTKEWRIAQQVTSDHALVVGHPYIDIWEAVKPSSLGIAAWPRVPHGQDWKTGVCKALGWPSENTGAVWQAILKRVNSYKDLEPELLGRVEELIDFVTA, from the coding sequence ATGCGCCAGTACTCCGCCGACCTGACCCCGCCGTGGAAGAAGCCGAAGCCCGTCCCGGAGGTCCCGGCCGAGCCCGGCCTGGTGGTCGAGGAGCCGGGCACCGGTTTCTGCGGCGCGGTGATCCGCTGCGAGGCGGGCACGGTGACCCTGGAGGACCGCTTCGGCAAGCTCCGGGTGTTCCCGTTGGAGCCGAGGGGCTTCCTGCTGGAGGGCAGGGTGGTGACGCTCGTACGCCCGACGTCGTCGGCTCCGGTACGTCCCACCCGTACGGCTTCCGGCTCGGTGGCCGTCCCCGGCGCCTGGGCACGCGTGGCCCGCGCCGGCCGCATCTACGTCGAGGGCCGGCACGACGCCGAACTGGTCGAGAAGGTGTGGGGCGACGACCTGCGCATCGAGGGCGTGGTGGTGGAGTACCTGGAGGGCGTGGACGACCTCCCGTCGATCGTCGCGGAGTTCGCGCCGGGCCCGGACGCGCGGCTGGGCGTCCTGGTGGACCACTTGGTGCCGGGCACGAAGGAGTGGCGGATCGCCCAGCAGGTCACGAGCGACCACGCGCTCGTCGTGGGCCACCCGTACATCGACATCTGGGAGGCGGTGAAGCCGTCGTCCCTGGGCATCGCGGCGTGGCCGCGTGTCCCGCACGGCCAGGACTGGAAGACGGGCGTGTGCAAGGCCCTGGGCTGGCCGTCGGAGAACACGGGCGCGGTGTGGCAGGCGATCCTGAAGCGGGTGAACTCCTACAAGGACCTGGAGCCGGAGCTCCTGGGCCGAGTGGAGGAACTGATCGATTTCGTCACGGCGTAG
- a CDS encoding Dyp-type peroxidase: MLKATNAGFDTLDGSSGTGPARRTLLAAATGLAATGCTAAPRSGREGPGADGVRQPGVTTAQQSAALVLSYDLTAGPRRLRTVLGAWAGVLAADRAPSLTATVGLGPRLAPNTLRELPPFPGDRLDPARCGGDLLVQLCADDPDALTRTAARLAHPELRPRWRQPGFLPPHPTGSVPRNLLGFKDGSANPTAEECERWVWRPDGGTFLVVRRIRLRVDDFARLTPRRQEEVIGRRRADGAPLDGGREDDDVDIFAKTPHGRYITPLGAHVRAASPRLDGGARMLRRGYSYDDGPDDRGLLFLAYLRDPALFVRVQRRMAAQDELSRFSEHQGSAVAYVPPAKELWA, translated from the coding sequence GTGCTCAAGGCAACGAATGCCGGATTCGACACGCTTGACGGTTCCTCAGGGACCGGCCCCGCCCGCCGGACCCTCCTCGCCGCCGCCACCGGCCTCGCGGCGACCGGCTGCACGGCCGCCCCCCGGTCCGGCCGCGAGGGCCCGGGCGCCGACGGCGTACGCCAGCCCGGGGTGACCACCGCGCAGCAGAGCGCCGCGCTCGTCCTGTCGTACGACCTCACCGCGGGCCCCCGCCGACTGCGCACCGTGCTCGGCGCCTGGGCCGGTGTCCTCGCGGCGGACCGCGCCCCGTCCCTGACCGCAACCGTCGGCCTCGGCCCCCGCCTCGCCCCGAACACCTTGCGGGAGTTGCCGCCCTTCCCCGGCGACCGGCTCGACCCCGCCCGCTGCGGCGGCGACCTGCTCGTCCAGCTCTGCGCCGACGACCCGGACGCCCTCACCCGCACCGCGGCCCGGCTCGCCCACCCGGAGCTGCGGCCGCGCTGGCGGCAGCCGGGCTTCCTGCCGCCGCACCCGACCGGCTCGGTGCCCCGCAACCTGCTCGGCTTCAAGGACGGCTCGGCGAACCCGACCGCCGAGGAGTGCGAGCGCTGGGTGTGGCGGCCGGACGGCGGGACCTTCCTCGTCGTCCGCCGAATCCGGCTGCGCGTCGACGACTTCGCACGCCTCACCCCGCGGCGGCAGGAGGAGGTCATCGGCCGCCGCCGGGCCGACGGCGCCCCGCTGGACGGCGGGCGCGAGGACGACGACGTGGACATCTTCGCCAAGACCCCGCACGGCCGGTACATCACCCCGCTCGGCGCCCACGTCCGCGCCGCCAGCCCCCGCCTCGACGGCGGCGCCCGCATGCTGCGCCGCGGCTACTCCTACGACGACGGCCCCGACGACCGCGGCCTGCTGTTCCTCGCCTACCTGCGGGACCCGGCGCTGTTCGTCCGCGTCCAGCGGCGGATGGCGGCACAGGACGAACTGAGCCGGTTCAGCGAGCACCAGGGGTCGGCGGTGGCGTATGTGCCGCCGGCGAAGGAGCTGTGGGCCTGA
- a CDS encoding SdrD B-like domain-containing protein: MLHRNWKATGLGGISLALLAAGTLAGSTGTSVALAAGAGDGTVTVRVVTEVDADGAYDSVLEPGLSGVKVTLTDDAGATLTATTGADGTAVFTPSSSALTGGKYRIQVANPDPDTLSPANAGLGTGADVIRSGVGFVDVGGGTNVTYTTGFWEPDLYCQENPALVTCGLAKGDATGQQGLVSFPSGFASYQDGPLTQLTDNTQQQAVFGIGTDRTGNVYAGTSVKRHTEYGPAGAVNAVYRYNATSKALTTFVTLPGALTAHDKNNNYLNDNAVYAKVGREGLGDVDVSGDGKTLYAVNLNDAKLYAVPIQGTGDAVTAGTPASYAIPKPASCVGDWHPYGIGVRGARVVVGGVCGAETTVSGTAAWGDPAQLSGHVYAFKGGQFSELFTHGLDYPRGCAYRFTGTPDTFYRCDDNTTVGQRMSGDWEAWNERVPVKEEHGFVAAPQPMLSNIEIADNGDLILGYRDRFADMQGTNTYSYGSTTTQVSAVAAGDTLRACVSGTTYTLENDGGCGGLTGALPGDKRGPGGGEFYSDFTKLADAQHDQIDEGGLVLQPYRNKLWTTAFDPYTNQAYEQGVRRWTADSGAIEANLRLKSTWSDGANLFGKGNGLADLEMICDQAPVQIGNRVWYDSDGDGVQDPSEPPVAGVKVTLKDKDGNTLTTTTDANGEYYVGTADGLKPNTEYEVTFDYSGIDTSTLPGKPALDEIKWTLKEAGSDRAIDSNVDPAGKTTVKVGDPGYVNHDVDAGLVGPINKLGDYVWYDTNGDGIQDKDEKGAKGITVKLIDPKTGKVIRTTTTDENGKYLFTNLPDGDYRVCFVKPDEYNWTKQNAGREGDDSVVDPATGCSPVVTLGPGKRENLTLDAGLVKELGLTVAKTDAKTKKPLAGAVFQLWRDSNGTHGLQRTGPKKDTFVDDCVTSGKGRCYFDDLPAGTYYLVETDVPEGYVLPKRPVTGPYAVTLKTASSKDGLVVKIANKRGEPCKGKC; the protein is encoded by the coding sequence GTGCTGCACAGAAACTGGAAAGCGACCGGACTGGGCGGAATCAGTCTGGCGCTGCTGGCGGCGGGAACGCTCGCCGGTTCGACCGGAACCTCGGTGGCCCTGGCCGCCGGAGCGGGCGACGGCACGGTCACCGTGCGCGTGGTCACTGAGGTCGACGCCGACGGAGCGTACGACAGCGTCCTGGAACCCGGCCTGTCCGGCGTCAAGGTCACCCTGACCGACGACGCCGGCGCGACCCTGACCGCAACGACCGGCGCCGACGGCACCGCCGTGTTCACCCCGTCGTCCTCCGCCCTGACCGGCGGCAAGTACCGCATCCAGGTCGCCAACCCCGACCCGGACACCCTCTCCCCGGCCAACGCGGGGCTCGGCACCGGCGCCGACGTCATCCGCTCCGGCGTCGGCTTCGTCGATGTCGGCGGCGGCACGAACGTCACCTACACCACCGGCTTCTGGGAGCCGGACCTGTACTGCCAGGAGAACCCGGCCCTGGTCACCTGCGGCCTGGCCAAGGGCGACGCGACCGGACAGCAGGGCCTGGTCTCCTTCCCGTCGGGCTTCGCCAGTTACCAGGACGGCCCCCTCACCCAGCTGACCGACAACACCCAGCAGCAGGCGGTGTTCGGCATCGGCACCGACCGCACGGGCAACGTCTACGCGGGCACCTCGGTCAAACGCCACACGGAGTACGGCCCGGCGGGCGCGGTCAACGCGGTCTACCGCTACAACGCCACCAGCAAGGCGCTGACGACCTTCGTCACCCTGCCCGGCGCCCTGACCGCGCACGACAAGAACAACAACTACCTCAACGACAACGCCGTCTACGCCAAGGTCGGCCGCGAGGGCCTCGGTGACGTCGACGTCTCCGGCGACGGCAAGACGCTCTACGCGGTCAACCTCAACGACGCCAAGCTCTACGCCGTGCCCATCCAGGGCACCGGCGACGCCGTCACCGCCGGCACCCCGGCCTCGTACGCCATCCCCAAGCCCGCCTCCTGCGTCGGCGACTGGCACCCGTACGGCATCGGGGTGCGCGGCGCCCGGGTCGTGGTCGGCGGGGTGTGCGGCGCCGAGACGACCGTGTCCGGCACTGCGGCCTGGGGCGACCCGGCCCAGCTCAGCGGGCACGTCTACGCGTTCAAGGGCGGGCAGTTCAGCGAGCTGTTCACCCACGGACTCGACTACCCGCGCGGCTGCGCCTACCGCTTCACCGGCACCCCGGACACGTTCTACCGCTGCGACGACAACACCACCGTCGGCCAGCGGATGAGCGGCGACTGGGAGGCCTGGAACGAGCGGGTCCCGGTCAAGGAGGAGCACGGCTTCGTCGCCGCCCCGCAGCCGATGCTGTCCAACATCGAGATCGCCGACAACGGCGACCTGATCCTCGGCTACCGCGACCGCTTCGCCGACATGCAGGGCACCAACACCTACTCCTACGGCTCCACGACCACCCAGGTCTCGGCCGTCGCCGCCGGTGACACCCTGCGGGCCTGCGTGTCCGGTACGACGTACACGCTGGAGAACGACGGCGGCTGCGGCGGGCTGACCGGCGCCCTGCCCGGCGACAAGCGGGGTCCGGGCGGCGGCGAGTTCTACAGCGACTTCACCAAGCTCGCCGACGCCCAGCACGACCAGATCGACGAGGGCGGCCTGGTCCTCCAGCCGTACCGGAACAAGCTGTGGACCACCGCCTTCGACCCGTACACCAACCAGGCCTACGAGCAGGGCGTACGGCGCTGGACCGCCGACTCCGGGGCCATCGAGGCCAACCTGAGGCTCAAGTCCACCTGGAGCGACGGCGCGAACCTCTTCGGCAAGGGCAACGGCCTCGCCGACCTGGAGATGATCTGCGACCAGGCGCCCGTCCAGATCGGCAACCGGGTCTGGTACGACTCCGACGGCGACGGCGTCCAGGACCCCTCCGAGCCGCCCGTCGCCGGGGTCAAGGTCACCCTGAAGGACAAGGACGGCAACACGCTGACCACGACCACCGACGCCAACGGTGAGTACTACGTCGGCACCGCGGACGGTCTGAAGCCGAACACCGAGTACGAGGTCACCTTCGACTACAGCGGCATCGACACCTCCACGCTGCCCGGCAAGCCGGCGCTCGACGAGATCAAGTGGACGCTGAAGGAAGCCGGCTCGGACCGGGCGATCGACTCGAACGTCGACCCCGCCGGCAAGACCACCGTCAAGGTCGGCGACCCCGGCTACGTCAACCACGACGTGGACGCGGGCCTGGTCGGGCCGATCAACAAGCTCGGCGACTACGTCTGGTACGACACCAACGGTGACGGCATCCAGGACAAGGACGAGAAGGGCGCCAAGGGCATCACGGTCAAGCTCATCGACCCGAAGACCGGCAAGGTCATCAGGACGACCACGACCGACGAGAACGGCAAGTACCTGTTCACGAACCTGCCGGACGGCGACTACCGGGTCTGCTTCGTCAAGCCGGACGAGTACAACTGGACCAAGCAGAACGCGGGCAGGGAGGGCGACGACTCGGTCGTGGACCCCGCCACCGGCTGCTCCCCGGTCGTCACCCTCGGCCCCGGCAAGCGCGAGAACCTCACCCTCGACGCCGGTCTCGTCAAGGAACTGGGCCTGACGGTCGCCAAGACCGACGCCAAGACCAAGAAGCCCCTCGCCGGCGCGGTCTTCCAGCTCTGGCGGGACAGCAACGGCACCCACGGGCTCCAGCGCACGGGCCCGAAGAAGGACACGTTCGTCGACGACTGCGTCACCAGCGGCAAGGGGCGCTGCTACTTCGACGACCTGCCGGCCGGCACGTACTACCTGGTGGAGACGGATGTCCCCGAGGGCTACGTGCTGCCGAAGAGGCCGGTCACCGGGCCGTACGCGGTCACGCTGAAGACCGCGTCCTCGAAGGACGGCCTCGTCGTGAAGATCGCCAACAAGCGAGGGGAGCCGTGCAAGGGCAAGTGCTGA